The Scleropages formosus chromosome 3, fSclFor1.1, whole genome shotgun sequence genome contains the following window.
ctcactaTGGCAATGGAATGGCCTGTAACTTCTGCACAgacaaacagcagtgtgtgtaccATAGATGCGCCAAGCGTGGGGGAGCTGGGTGCTCACAGGATGGCCTTGTAATCATCTTCAACTGTTAAAATGCTGAATAACCATGCAGTACACTTTATGGCCATTCAATCAATATTCTTATGCACTGATTAAGGTATGTATCTAGGGTAGCTCCGGCTACACGCATCCCATTGCTATCACTTTTCCGGAGTAGTCAACACTGCATGGACCCCACTGCTAATACTTTTCTGGAGCAGCCAATGCAACACATATCCCACTTCCAACACTCTTCTGTGGTTGTCGATGTCACATGCATCCCATACCTACCATTACAAGAAACATTCCTATACAAATACAGGTTTCTGCTACATTATCAGTGCTACTGATATCACGAAGAGTCTGCTGAGCATGTCCAATGTTACTGGGCACTGCAACACCACAAGAAAGATGGTAGTAAATACCACCTGGGCTAAAGGACGCTCAGCATTAAGCCTGGTCTCCGATGCAAGACCGCAGCTTGAGAACGTGTTGGTGCTTCATGCTCACCGCTCCCCTACCTTGGGATGCCAGCATGGCCCCTGCTGTTTCCTGGAAGTCCAGCAACTGCTGCAGGAAGAGGATGGCCTGCGGGGGTGCACAGCAACATCGCATGAATCGCACACACGACACACGGTCAACATGCACAAATGTAACCGGGACCGTCTCTGCAGATGAGTTATAAAGAAAATGAGACGTGCTGCCACAATGCAAAAAACTGTTCTTCATCTTCAGTGATCTAGCAAAACACGCTCTTGGACCATGAACAGACAGGATTCATCAGTCACATTTCTAGCCAGCAGTAAAAAGAGACAGGACTTACATTGCTGGTCAGCTCGTGAACCGTTCCATCCTTTGGCATGTTGTACTCCTTGTCCGGGTCATTCTGTCCCCAGGAGGTAAAAAGGCGTCAAAACGGACATATGGCTTTTCTGttaagggtcctacagcagttCGTAACAAACACGTCCGCTTGGGCTTGAGGTCACAAATCTGAATTCCGACATGTCGTGCTTGTGTAACATCATCTGCTGTTGTCACCTCAACACCTTCTTTTTAGCGAAACAGCAACACTAAGCTACACAAACTGAATTATAAGCAAATTATTCACTGTACCACTCTGTTGTGCTGcaccttaaaatgtttaaacaatgaaataaatcttAATCCGAAGCATGACGTTATCCCAATCCCAGGCAACGCAGGAGTCGCGTTCTCACCTTGATGCTGTCGGCGAACTCTTCGAGGGCTTTGGCTCCGATGGTCTCCATGGAGGTGATCAACGCGGGAAGCTTGTTCTTCGTGCTGGCTGCAGTGCCCTGATGACACCATGTTAGCATTAACTTTCTGCCAATAATATGGGTTTGAGGATAATGCACAGACTGGGAGCAACACCCAACACTCGCTAGTTTACACTCATTCGTTTAGCTTCTCCAatgtacatctccaagaacaacgCAAAATGTGCATCAACAGAAGGTTGATTGTTGCCCCGAAGATACTTTATTTGCATAGCTTTTGTTTCTCACATTAATACCTTCGGgaacattttttgttctgttcaaCTCTGGATAAAAGCTTGTGATCAGCAACTAAACATCACTACTAATACATATACTGCAATGTGGGACCAAAATGGGACCGTTGGTTGTGTAGGGTGagggttactgcctttggatccaaaggtcacagggttgatcccacctctggctgtagtactcctgagcaaggtacttaccatgaattactccagtaaaattgcccagccgtataaatgggtaaagaattgtaagcctgtaactgtaataaatgtaatcttaacattgtcagtggagaagtgtcagctaaatgaataaatgtaaatatactataTGAAGTACACACGGCCAGTGTAAGagcaaacaacaacaacttttACATAGATTAATCTGGGCTTTGTACCCTCCCTAATTAGTCACAAAAGCAGCGCAGTAACACAACACAAGTGGCTCCTATACCCGCGGCTGAAGGGGGGACATTTTCCATTCATCAGCTCATCACCCATTTCCTTTCACCTCCTTCTCAAACCTCTACATGTTGCACCGCAGTCTTCCACACAGACAGGTGGTGCCACCGCCCCCCAAAGCCTCACCGCACTCAACGCGCCCACACCTGCAGCGTGCTGTCGAACTCCGGCTTGGTTTGCTTCAGGTGCCGCAGGATGGGGAAGATGGTGAGGACGGCCGAGTAGTCGTGCCGCATGATGGCGCGTCTGGCGGCCGAAACGATGCTCTCGCCCTCCAGCATCAGGTTGTCCAGAGCCTCCTGTGTGGGGACGGGCACCACAGAGACACAAGACTGGCACCAGCAGCGGCCTCGCTACCTGTGCTCAACCCCACTATGATGTGTCCTTCACCGCCTGAATGGACTTACTGTCCCTCACAAGGACCAGCTCTTCTGAAACTAGCGAACCCACCTATACGCTAActtcaactttttttaattagttagGAAACACGCAAATCCACGAAAGCTTTGACACGGCAGAAGGTTCTGGTCGAGTAGGTGAATTGCTGTCGTCGCCCGACCTGGATGAGGGAGTCGAAGGTCTTCTTTTGGTGGTGCTCGGGGATGATCTCGGTCAGCAGAGAGTACTCGCTCTGGGCGAGCTTCACGAAGGCGCTGATGCAGTGGATGTAGGAGTCGATCTCGATGTCCAGCATGTCATCCTTCCCTGCGAGGCCAGCGAAGGACGTACGGAGATGAGGTTACCATCATTTACCGCGCTTACCATGCACTGCAACGGTGCTCACTGGGAGCCCTCTCAGCACATGGTCAAGTCAATCCAGTATAAACTCGTTCTGATTCAAGAACAACATAAACGTTTATAATGCGTGGCATCATATGTGCGCCGTATACAGTAAAGAGCCCTCTGAGGGCACGTGCCAAAAAATGAAACCAATAAATAGATGCGTTTAAAATCTCATCAAAATTACAGGCAAGGAAATTGTGCTTCTTGTGCAGCTGGGTTTCTGAATCATTAAAACATCTTCAAAAGACAAACGTGGTTGTAGTAGCAGTAAAAGTTATAATTTAGCTTCCTGAACACATGGAGGCCATAAACATAGTCTCACTTGCATTCTGTATCTCATGTGAAattcaggaaaagaaaaaaaaaaaaaaaaaaaaaaaaagattgcaaaTAGACAAGAAAGGCTTTGCGGACAGGGAGAGTCCCGAAACGCGGTAAAGCTGGGTAAAACTTTGTTCCAGTAACGCAGACTGGCACATTTTTACCAGCGTTTCTTACAGAAAAGTGTGTTGACAAATCTGAACCTTCTCCAAAGGTCAAGTGTCGTGGCTAACTGTAGAGATTCCTCTGCAGCACCACGGGATGCGCTACCCAGAATTCCCTGGGTCACCCAGTCTCCCTCTGCCTCCACGGTACTCACCTGCAGTCACCCCGTGCTTCTCGTTCAGGACGTCAGTGAGGTGTTTGACCCGCAGGTCGTGATCGTGACCTAATGGTTGAGGATTTGGCGTTATTGGCCGTTAGTCCTGTCGCGCCAACGCCTGGGCCGAAAGGTCGACCTGGGATGCGATCGCCTACAGACACATACCGGCCACCAGGCACCCAGCAGCGGAAGCAGAGGGAACCCGCGGTAGgaggcagcgtgtgtgtgtgtgcgtgcgcgtgtgtgtttcaccTCATTCAGCCGGGTTACAGGAACCAACCGTCGGGAGAAAGTCATAGAGAAAGTCACAGAAGCTCTGGATCTTGCTGGGGTTTCTTCAAACTACTTTTACCCTCAACGCTTCGGCTCTAGAATGGCAGTGTGCAGCTGCCTCGCTTTATAAATCTCTGCACACTTGTTCCTTCGTGGAAATTTCACGCGTCGCCGTTTTCTGTCCAGTTATTCCCACATCAAGAGACATTCAAATTCTCCAAGTCTTCAAAGAACAATTTCCAGGGCAGGTCGCATCATGGTCAAAAAGCCCTGTGTTACCAACTATGGCATTTACTGAACCTTcacttaaccctaaccctaaggtaAAACTGAACCACACACCAGTCACTTCATTTACAGGCATCTGTTAAAgacacaaatgtaaatatttcctgGCTCCTTCCACAAAGCATCTGTGACTCCGGTTGGTTCCTGATGTCCGGGTCTCCGTCCAGACGGACGGGCTGCACTCAGAACAAAACCCCCTGAGGAACAACAACACCAGCGGCACGGGAACGACACCGAGAGAAGACAGGGATGCGTTACCTTCCAAAGGAGACAGGTTAGAGCCCCCCTTTTTCCCATCCAGCCCATGCTGAGAGTACTGTTTCAGTAGGTTCTGAGCCTTACGGATCGTCCCTGTTCCCAcgggaaaaaaagagagggagggggtgCCAGGAAGGGGGACAGCccagcaggagagagagggaggcagatagaagataaaataataataataatgatgataataataataatgatagtaataataataataataataataataataataaaaggaggagaggaaaggcTAGAAAGTGAGTATTGAACCACCaatgccaccacatccccccaccAAACAGCGCGGTGCTGTGGAGAGAGAGGTCCGTGAAGACCAGAGCCTAGTGCCGCAACGCAACACAGCCACATGAGACAAGCGCAGCAAGGCACAGCGCAGCAGAGCCGAGGCCTGGAGCGCCAGGACACACTCCGACAGCAGGTAGAGTGAACACACAAAGTACAGGTTATTCATCCACATACACAACACATGGCAGTTACACTcgcgtcgtcgtcatcatcatcatcatcatcatcatagctGTTTAGGCAGTTAGTCATTGACAGGAGCTTCGTCACAATGTGAGTGATAATTCAGCATTCGTAAAGTTAAACCTCACAGCACGTTCACCTGTCAGGCAACCGCTCGTGCCTGCGGTGCCCTGCACGTTCACGGAGCGTGCGGACTCCCACCGCACAGTTACGGCATCTGCATCTTAGCCGACGGTAATAATTAACTGCTTTTTAAAGCGCTAATCAAATCTTACTGCGGCAATCTGCGTGGTCTTTAGAGCGCTCGTGAGCCCTGCAGTCTGCTGGTTTCTGTTCCGAGTTCGGAATTTGCCTCCGTGAGGAAATCGGGTCGCAAAGGGTTTGAAATTCCTTAGTAAAGCGAAACATAGTAAGTTCAGTGCTGGCGAGTAACATCCTTCCACAGTCACGGAGGGACGGAGGAGCTGAACGGCAATTGGGCGCGACAGCAAAGCCACCAGACCAATCACTCCTTGCGGACGGAGACCACGCTGGTATCACTCCGCCGGGTGCCACCGTGGGATGAGGAAGCGAACCGATGACTGATTTGCTCACACTTGCATAACATGTCAATCTCAGGTGCAGGTGGCGTGCAGTGATTCGCTGTCCATCTGTCTGGCACACAGAGGCTGCGGAGGCACTAAACACAGAGCAAACGAAAGCACCTAATGCTGCGGAGCTGAGATTAAGGCGCTGCTCTAGTACTCCTGACTAAGGAGTATGTGGTTCATTTACTTATGGGATTTTCTGCTCTACTGACTTCTTGTGTTGTAATTGCGCTTTTCTACGCAGTTGAGCCTCCGGCGCTCTCCTGGCTGCAGGATGGATAGGAGCAGCGGTGAAAGACGGCgccaaataaaacacaagcaaGCGATGGGCGTGTTGGCAAACTGACAGCGAGTCTTTACCTGGGATGTACACTGCCATCATTGCAACcggcacaaaaacaaaagagaagggATAACAGGTTAATCAAAGTGAACGAAgggagggggcggggagggggggtgatgCGAGGAAACTCACCGAGACTCTACCCTATTAAACCACAGGGAGCCATGAGCTTGCAGCCAATTTGACTTTTACGAATCATGATGGACTTTAAGTATGCAACAGGCCATTTGTGCTGCGATTCAGTGTCAAACGTTGATTTAGCGTTGTGTGGAGCATTGTGAGATGCGAATGGCCGCTATGCGTAACTGGGCTGTCTGGGGGCTGGGTCTCTAGAGTGGGGGGggacagacggacggacggtCTCTCTCTTACCTGGTCTCTTTGGCGGCTTCTTGGTGGGAGTGTCCTTGCGCTTGTTCTGGACAGCGGGAGAGTAGAGGACCCcggaggagctgctgcttttgcggAAGTGCTCCTTCAGGCCTTTGATGGAGCGGTCCAGCTGGCTGGAACGGATCTGGTAGTACACGTTCATGAAGTCTGCGGGAAAAGGGAAGGTTAGAAGGACGACCAAGGGCCACAACATCTGCAGTCATCGGAAGAGCAATGGAGTAAATCTACAGAAGTCGCCAACATCGGGAAGAGAAACAGCACCAGAGCTATTCTGACACATCAAAGCGTGGAATCGTAGCCCGGATATGAGGCAGGGCGTGGGGACGCACCCTGGTTGCGGCCGTATTCCACCAGCCAGCCAGCGATGCAGATGATGTCCTGGAGCACGGCCTCGGGAAGATGCTCCAGCGTGACTTCCTCCTGCACTTCCAGGTCGTCATCCACGCCAATGGCATCCAGGATCAGGATGGGCGGAACCGGCTTGCTGTAGCGTGTGAGCAGACTCCGAAACTCTGCTTCCAGCAGCTCCTTCCCCTTCTCGAAGCGCGCTTTCTGGACAGGAGTGCAAATGAGCGACGGTACAATACTGAGCACGGTGTGGGACAAAATACGCGATTCTCAGGTTCCTGCTCTGTCTCTGAGGCAAAGATGGAGACAATGAGCAACAGTGTCTACATGTCACTCCATTATACTACGACAGTGAAATGCGTTGTTCCAATGAGTCACAAAGGTCAtcttaaaaataagaaattaatgtTCGAGCTACTGATCAATTGACTAACTGGCTGATCTATTCATACCCACCCTGCTGCTCAAATTTACAGTCAGACCAAAACCCATGAAGACACGTAGAAAACTCCAGTCTTTTAGtgttagtttaaaaaaactggttttcGGCGCGTTCAGTATCCTCCTAATATTGTCGGTGTAACTAAACTCAGCGATTCTGAATACCCATGTAAGACGGAGACACTGACTTGGTTTATTTAGAAAAACTATTCAAAGGCGTAGACACAACGACCCCTGTTCTGGCACAACTGTATCAAATTCGAGACTCGGTTACAGCTTGCAACACCATCAATGGATCTCcaccctgatacctacaggacctgatcacttgctacaccacAGCAAGGCCACTACACTCCTCTACCTCTGGCTGCTCCGTGGTCCCATTAACAAGaattccaaaatcaaaagtctcaCGGTCCTCAGTTTTGGCCCCAACGGGGTGGAATGATCTCCGTTTGTCCCTCGAAACTGCcaaatccctttcaacatttaaggaaggtctcaaaacacatctcttttggacctgATTCTTTCCTGATGCCCCATCTGCACCATAATACTGTTGTACATCAGAAAAGTCTGTAATCCCTTCAATTGGTGGTACTGGTGTCTCTTGaactgttggtgaaatgcacttttgtttactctgagttatatgttactttggagaaaaacatctgcaaaaaataaaggCAATGAAGTGACATCATCAAACTGATACGTAGGTTGGATTCacaggaggaaagaaagagacaCCGATAAGACCACCGACTGTCCTGCAGCTATTTAAAGAGTAAAGGATTAAGGAGATGCTTGTATACCACTGTGTTCAGCTCTGGGCTGTCAGGATTGTTGTCCTGGAAGTACTCCACCGCTTTCTGGATCTTTGCAATGCAGGCCAGGTACTCGTCCAGACGGCCAGCAGGTCTGAagcacatacaaatacacacagatgcCACAGATCACCCAGCGATGACAATACCTGCTGGATGATCATCAACATACAATGCAAACATCGTAGGAGTTTCAATTATACTGCATTCAAAAAAGCTGATGGGTTTAATGACAGAATCCAGCAGAGGATTTTAATCCTTCTCTGGCTAGTGGAAAACATATATGGTTGATAAGTAAAACACGTATCCAGGTCACCTGACCCTAGCTATGTTTTGCCATCATCCGCTTACACATTGAAGCTCCTCAGGAACGGGAATCAACCCGGGCAAGAGCTGGGTCGCAGACCCTCGTCCCCACCGGTTCTTACCCCTCTTTGATGATCTTGTCAGTCTCCTTGGCCACGTGGTAGTAGCTGATGACGTGATCCAGGCAGGACAGGGTCTTGTCCACATTCTCCTGCAGCCTCTGCAGGTTCTCCGTCTGCTTGTGCACGGGGATGATGCGCTCCTCGAGGTGCACCAGCCGTGTCTCGAACGACGACAGGATCGACACCTGGATTGAGCGGGCAGAGCTCAGCATGAGGCTTTCACGTGTACCACGGGACATCCCATCCCACTGATTCAAGTCAACAGACAAATTAACGCACCTGATCTCTGCAGCAAAACGAACATTCAGACAGGTGCACTAGTTAAATGGGAAATAAATCTGACCACAAGTTAAGAAAATGGGAAatcaattcatccatccatccattttcttggccGCGTTGGCAataaggagagcagagaagcccagacgtccctgtccctcacgacttcctccagctcaacctgggggatccccagctgctccggggccaactgggagatataatctctccagcgggccCTGGGcagacctcggggcctcgtcccactTGGCCGTGCCTgatatacctccaaagggaggtgcccagggggcatccttaccagatccccgaaccacctcaactggctcctctcaatgcgggaGAGTAATACTGCTGATCAATTCAGATCAACAGTATTAAACCTTTTGCACCAGACTTTTCCGCTGTACTGTGACACTGCGCTCAGTGTGATGAAGCTCTTTAGGGCAGAAACTGGGACGAAAGTCCATCTGGAATGAAGGACCAGGAGTGTGTTTGAGGCACCCAGGTTGTCTTACCATGCCTTTGGTCAGCTGGTTGCTCTTCTCTAGGTTGTCCCGTATGAATGACAGGGTGTCTTGCTCCTACAGGTAAATGAAAGATTTTCGTGACAGGGGCCGTGCGATGGTGCGCGAAACGTAAAGACACATTTACACCAATAAACCAGCTGCACAACTGAGGAAACATCTGGATGTGTCAGAGCTGAGAGAGGAGTCCTGTCAAAGCCTTAGCTTCGCCACCTCCCTCACATGACAGAGTACCGCATGCTGACAGTATTTCCTCACAAGTCCTTAGAGAACATGGGAAATAATAGCACCATTTAATAACGACCATTTATATTTGTTAGCAGCGTAAAGAGAAACAAGATTTGGCTGGAGGGAAATGCTGTCTCTGAGAAAAGGGGTAAATTTAATAGAATACAATGCAGGCAGGCAGGTGCaggtgcgcgcgcacgcgcacgcacacacacacacacacacacacacacacacacacacacacacacacacacacacacgacgagAGCTAATCCAgagtgtatttctttttcccctccctctctcttcttctcttttttttccttttcttttattttcctgcGCTCACCTGCTTCAGCTTCTCCTCAATCTCCCGCTTCCTGGCGGACGCGTCCTCAGTCGGGATCATCCTGCCGTTCGCCGCCGACTCCGCGATACTTTCTTTGACAATCCGAACAGTTACAATGTATCTCTTCCCTACAAAGCCTCAACACGGACCCAGCCCAGAACGAAACCACAGGAAGTCTTGTGAACCGAGCCACTCTTCCGCTTCCGATCCACGCCGGTCATGTTCGGGCGCCATTTTTGTTGTGGCCTGGATGGACTCATAATggacatttaaacattaaaagtttaaaactaCGCAGACTGAAAACTGCCCGCTTCAGTCGTCGGATTTATTTATACCTGAAACTTcgtaaaaatgctttttttgacGTCAAGCGTTACAATGTTGTAATAACTTCGTTTTAAGTTTTTTACTTGATCTCGCATCAGTAATGTTTATACCGCCATTGTCCGCAGGTCGGCGCTGTGCACTTAACGGGTTGTCTGTGAAGAAAACAGAGTAACACACTAGGCACGGACGCCACAACTGACCCTTTAATTTAAAACAGGCTTTTGCCTCAAGGcgcttttcatttaaaaactacAATTAGACTAATAAATGCTGACCCCTGCCAAAGTACTAGGTATCAAAATTAtgccttttttatattttattcacggattttattccattttactCCACAAAACGAGAACGATTTGACATCACCGCCCCTGCAACTGCGCATGCGCCACTTTCTTCACAGCGCACGACTTAATCTCTCTTTTAATATATGCTCTTTACTGCTTgatattaaatactgtacattttaaaagttacaCACCTTTGACTGTAGTCAGACAGGGCTTGGTCCGGGCATTAAATTCTCTTTCTTAGAATCGTCTAATGTCTCGCTtcaaaatttgcataaattcCCGTCGTGCTCTGCGGATTTTACCGTGAAGAATGAAGGAACCAATTTGATTTTGCGATTAGTGCCTTAAGAGCCCTTTAAGACACAAGTGAAAGGTGTGTAACGGATTGTGCGGGCGAAAACAGTTTGGTCAACATGTGACTCATTGCGGTACCTCCGTGCAACCGCGGGCCGGACTGTGCGGTCGACGAGTGCGCTTCCCGCCGCTCGCGTTACGTTTCAGTTCACTCATGTTTCTCTTCAGATCGTATAAATCTTTCGCCTTTTACTAAAGATTTCCGTGGAGAGGAACAACTATGAGTTTCAACTAATTTTTTGATGCCCTACTTTATGTGGGGCTGTTTTCCTGGTGAAACTATAGAACAATCTTTTAAATTTTGGTTAATTACGCTGTTGTTTCTTATATGAGCGTATGTACTCCATCAGTGTTGAAGTTacacatcattattttttttatgtatgcGGTAGTATTATGTCGTTTTATTGcctcatttatttgtttttagcgTCGTGTTTTCTGTCTTATAGTTGTCATACACTTGTACATTTGCGTTTTATGTAGCCCTGTATTCTGTTCTGTGTGGGATTATattctccggagaaacgacttTTTGTTCTACTGTATACGAGCTGCAGGGGGGAATGACAATAAACACCACTTGAACTCTCTGTTGTGAACtgaatataattaattaattcattcgaCGGGTCCTGTGAACAGCGCCCCCCTACAATGCGGTGAACACGAACATGCGCAGTCGCATTACCGTCcgtatttgcatatatttctcCCATTGTACATTGCGACCCACAGACACATAGAAACATGTCCTTCTGGTTCATTAAGGACTGTATTTCTACTGAAACACAAGCTTCTTGttgtatataattatttttattgtttatatccGTGTCCGTGTGTGAAACAAAGTGCAGTGTGTTCCCGCACCTCTAATGGGGAAGTGCAGTGCGGCGACTGCGGCTCGCGGCACTCAGGAAGGTCGTTAGTTCactcatgtttttcttcagctcGTATAAATCTTTCGCCTTTTACTAAAGGTTTCCGTGGAGAGGAACAACTATGAGTTCTACCAATTTTTTGATGCCCTGTTTTACGCGGGGCTGCTTTACTGgtgaaaatatagaaatatcTGTGTTATTGTTCATTAGAAATTTTTCTAGCATTGTATGTAGTACATTGGTAGTTCTAGGGGGGTGTTTGTTTTCAGCGCACCTACAATCTTGATATATTAGGTTACACTACGTTGATTTTCATtgtcttgtttctttgttctgagcGTCGTGTTTCTTGTCTTGTAGTCATCATACATtgttgtatatttgtattttacgTAGTCCTGCGTACTGCTGTGTTGGACTGtagtctccggagaaacgacattttgtATCTCTGTATACGAGCTATATGgagaaataacaataaacacTCCTTGAACTAATTGTCTGTTGTGAACTAAATGTAAGTCTGATAACTCacgttttttacatttacttcctTTTTCCCTTGCGAGCTTATTTCTCAAATATTATATGTTTGGTTACTTTTCCCGCTTGTGTACGTATATAGCACACTGCATGCTTGGAGCCACCACAGTGAACCTTCCTCTGGAATTTACAAAATttgattaattcattcattcattcgacGGGTCCTGTGAACAGCGCCCCCTACAATGCGGTGAGCACGGACATGCGCAGTCGCATTACCGTCCGTATTTGCATATATGTCTCCCATTGTACATTGCGGCCCACAGACACATAGAAACAAGCCATTTTGGTTCATTAAGGACTACATTTCTACTAAAACACAAGTCTCGAGTtgtgtataattatttttattgtttatatccGTGATTGTGTATGAAACAAAGTGCTGCGTGACCCCGCACCTCTAATGGGGAAGTGCAGTGCGGCGACTGCGGCTCGCGGCACTCAGGAAGATCATTAGTTCACTCATGTTTCTCTTCAGCTCGTATAAATCTTTCGCCTTTTACTAAAGATTTCCGTGGAGAGGAACAACCATGAGTTTTACCAATTTTTTGATGCCTTGTTTACGCAGGGCTTCCTATAACTGTTGAAAAGCAGATTAGACACCCACTGTTCACTCCTGTaaccacagaaaaagaaacagcagtATTATCAGCTaggaaatacataaaaaacacGGAACAAGCGATCCgtctttatttatataaatattcataaagaTCTACCAGAATGTAGTTGTAACATGTACGGAAGTATGTACAAAAACATAGTTTACTATAATATTCAGTagaactgaaaaaatatgttctgaaacaatgaaggaaaaaaaaaatcaagaacaGAAGAGTTAGTTTGGGATCATCACAGAAAACTATATTGTGGTTCACAAGGTTTTAACGTAGCATCCGAAGAACTCATTATcgcatgaaaaaaatacatcacttTCTCTTAATAAAGAAGTTACAAataattcctgtttttttttttttacattaatgtacaAGAAAAATCCCATACAGGGCATCAACGCTAACACATTCATTCTTTCTCTTGACTCTAAGATTCTTCTTGTTTAGCCATTGCCT
Protein-coding sequences here:
- the exoc7 gene encoding exocyst complex component 7 isoform X2, translated to MIPTEDASARKREIEEKLKQEQDTLSFIRDNLEKSNQLTKGMVSILSSFETRLVHLEERIIPVHKQTENLQRLQENVDKTLSCLDHVISYYHVAKETDKIIKEGPAGRLDEYLACIAKIQKAVEYFQDNNPDSPELNTVKARFEKGKELLEAEFRSLLTRYSKPVPPILILDAIGVDDDLEVQEEVTLEHLPEAVLQDIICIAGWLVEYGRNQDFMNVYYQIRSSQLDRSIKGLKEHFRKSSSSSGVLYSPAVQNKRKDTPTKKPPKRPGTIRKAQNLLKQYSQHGLDGKKGGSNLSPLEGHDHDLRVKHLTDVLNEKHGVTAGKDDMLDIEIDSYIHCISAFVKLAQSEYSLLTEIIPEHHQKKTFDSLIQEALDNLMLEGESIVSAARRAIMRHDYSAVLTIFPILRHLKQTKPEFDSTLQGTAASTKNKLPALITSMETIGAKALEEFADSIKNDPDKEYNMPKDGTVHELTSNAILFLQQLLDFQETAGAMLASQVLGDTYNIPLDPRETSSSASSYSSEFSRRLLSTYICKVLGNLQLNLLSKSKVYEDPALSAIFLHNNYNYTLKSLEKSELIQLVAVTQKKPENVYRELIEREIQTYQRSWLRVTEYLTDRNMPPFQQGAKLKDKERQMIKDKFKGFNDGLEELCKIQKGWAIPDKEQRDAIRQAQKKVVSQAYRDFLSRYANISFTKNPEKYNKYRPEQVEEMIEKLFDTSA
- the exoc7 gene encoding exocyst complex component 7 isoform X6, translated to MIPTEDASARKREIEEKLKQEQDTLSFIRDNLEKSNQLTKGMVSILSSFETRLVHLEERIIPVHKQTENLQRLQENVDKTLSCLDHVISYYHVAKETDKIIKEGPAGRLDEYLACIAKIQKAVEYFQDNNPDSPELNTVKARFEKGKELLEAEFRSLLTRYSKPVPPILILDAIGVDDDLEVQEEVTLEHLPEAVLQDIICIAGWLVEYGRNQDFMNVYYQIRSSQLDRSIKGLKEHFRKSSSSSGVLYSPAVQNKRKDTPTKKPPKRPGTIRKAQNLLKQYSQHGLDGKKGGSNLSPLEGKDDMLDIEIDSYIHCISAFVKLAQSEYSLLTEIIPEHHQKKTFDSLIQEALDNLMLEGESIVSAARRAIMRHDYSAVLTIFPILRHLKQTKPEFDSTLQGTAASTKNKLPALITSMETIGAKALEEFADSIKNDPDKEYNMPKDGTVHELTSNAILFLQQLLDFQETAGAMLASQVLGDTYNIPLDPRETSSSASSYSSEFSRRLLSTYICKVLGNLQLNLLSKSKVYEDPALSAIFLHNNYNYTLKSLEKSELIQLVAVTQKKPENVYRELIEREIQTYQRSWLRVTEYLTDRNMPPFQQGAKLKDKERQMIKDKFKGFNDGLEELCKIQKGWAIPDKEQRDAIRQAQKKVVSQAYRDFLSRYANISFTKNPEKYNKYRPEQVEEMIEKLFDTSA
- the exoc7 gene encoding exocyst complex component 7 isoform X7 is translated as MIPTEDASARKREIEEKLKQEQDTLSFIRDNLEKSNQLTKGMVSILSSFETRLVHLEERIIPVHKQTENLQRLQENVDKTLSCLDHVISYYHVAKETDKIIKEGPAGRLDEYLACIAKIQKAVEYFQDNNPDSPELNTVKARFEKGKELLEAEFRSLLTRYSKPVPPILILDAIGVDDDLEVQEEVTLEHLPEAVLQDIICIAGWLVEYGRNQDFMNVYYQIRSSQLDRSIKGLKEHFRKSSSSSGVLYSPAVQNKRKDTPTKKPPKRPVYIPGHDHDLRVKHLTDVLNEKHGVTAGKDDMLDIEIDSYIHCISAFVKLAQSEYSLLTEIIPEHHQKKTFDSLIQEALDNLMLEGESIVSAARRAIMRHDYSAVLTIFPILRHLKQTKPEFDSTLQGTAASTKNKLPALITSMETIGAKALEEFADSIKNDPDKEYNMPKDGTVHELTSNAILFLQQLLDFQETAGAMLASQVLGDTYNIPLDPRETSSSASSYSSEFSRRLLSTYICKVLGNLQLNLLSKSKVYEDPALSAIFLHNNYNYTLKSLEKSELIQLVAVTQKKPENVYRELIEREIQTYQRSWLRVTEYLTDRNMPPFQQGAKLKDKERQMIKDKFKGFNDGLEELCKIQKGWAIPDKEQRDAIRQAQKKVVSQAYRDFLSRYANISFTKNPEKYNKYRPEQVEEMIEKLFDTSA